In the genome of Quercus robur chromosome 3, dhQueRobu3.1, whole genome shotgun sequence, one region contains:
- the LOC126718177 gene encoding uncharacterized protein LOC126718177 — MQSNCKEPNIAQKDYRAVEVTEKKEVPAAMWVVSAEPNFDQTENKISASKEIKGPAEAVATAREPHDSPMPKEVRKEWTCDICQLTTQSEKNLNSHLQGKKHKAAYEAFKAKNQPNMVSDSTAKKTEQPVEELLKIVSTKGVKQRTITNQEEKQQGQPKSVLASTAKKSDQLKKEELEKRVSTMDQNRRKKLLV, encoded by the exons ATGCAGTCAAATTGCAAAGAGCCTAACATTGCGCAGAAGGACTATAGAGCTGTGGAAGTAACAGAGAAAAAGGAAGTTCCTGCGGCCATGTGG GTAGTTTCAGCAGAGCCTAACTTTGATCAAACTGAGAACAAAATTTCAGCCAGTAAGGAGATTAAAGGACCAGCAGAGGCAGTTGCAACAGCTAGAGAACCTCATGATTCCCCCATGCCTAAGGAAGTCCGAAAGGAGTGGACTTGTGATATATGTCAGCTAACTACTCAAAGTGAGAAAAACTTAAATTCACACCTTCAAGGAAAGAAACACAAGGCCGCTTACGAGGCATTCAAAGCAAAGAACCAGCCAAACATGGTCTCAGATTCAACTGCAAAGAAAACTGAGCAGCCAGTTGAGGAGCTGTTAAAGATTGTATCCACCAAAGGAGTGAAGCAGAGAACTATTACGAATCAAGAAGAGAAACAGCAAGGCCAGCCAAAGAGTGTTTTGGCTTCAACTGCAAAGAAATCTGATCAGCTCAAAAAAGAGGAGCTAGAAAAGAGAGTTTCAACAATGGACCAGAACAGAAGAAAGAAGTTGTTAGTGTGA